The DNA window CAAATGAGTCAGGGTGACCAAGTTGCTTATGTTAATCCAGGTGAAATCGCACAGGGTTACATTGAGCGCGACACAATGCAGTTACAGTTCACTGCAACGCATCTGTTCGGTCCATCTTTAGGTGCTGACAGTTGGGCCGTTGTGGGTGAGGCTGGTGTTGTAACTATCAAAGATATGCCAACGTACGACGAATTACGTCTAAACGTCGCGGGTACTGGGCGTAGTGGCACGATTGAAGGTGTCCCTGGCAATAGTTACGATTTACTGCACATTGCGCTTTCAAATGGTCCTGAAACGAATCCGTTCCCAACGGCAACGTCTTGGGGTTACCGTTTAATTGCAAAAGGTGAATATAACAACTTGTTCTCGGGCGTAAACTTCTCGCCACGTGTTGTATTTTCTCACGATGTGAATGGCACGACACCAGATCCAATGTTCTTATTCGTCGAAGACAGAAAGTCGTTGGGCGTAACGCTTAACTTTAACTACCAAAACGCATGGTCATTTGACTTTGGTTATAACGCGTTCTGGGGCGGCGGCGCGACTAATACGTTCGCTGACCGTGATTTCGTGTCTTTCAATATCAAGTATTCAATCTAAGGGCTTAAGTATGTTTAAAAAACCAACTCTTATTGCTGCAGCCCTAATCGGGTTATTCTCGGCACCAGTGGTTATGGCAAAGATGACCGCTGAACAAGCCGCTCGTTTAGGCAAAGATTTAACGCCAATCGGTGCAGAAAAAGCGGGTAATGCTGACGGTTCTATTCCAGCATGGGATGGCGGTATTACTAAACCAATCGCAGGTTACACGGTTGGTATGCATCATCCAGATCCTTACGCAGATGACAAAATTATTTTAACAATTACGAAAGCGAATCTAGATCAATACAAACAGTACCTGAGCCCAGGGCAAGTGGCATTGTTTGAAGCGTATCCAGACACTTTCAAAATGAACATCTATCCAACTCGTCGCAGTGCGGCTTATCCTCAGTTCGTCTACGATGCAACAAAAACGTATGCAACGACTGCAGAGCTAATTGAAGGTGGTAATGGGATTAAAAACACCGCAATCGGTATTCCTTTCCCTGTACCGCAAGATGGTTTAGAGGCTATTTGGAACCATTTATTACGTTATCGTGGCCTTTCAATCGCACGTTTTGGTGGCCAAGCTATGCCAACTGAGTCTGGTGATTTCAATATCATTGGATTCGATGAGCAATTGTTAGTTAAGTACTCTGAACCATCTGTTACGCCGAAAGAACTTGAAGAATCAAACATTCTATTTAAGTTCAAACAAGCCGTTACAGAACCTGCACGTCTTGCTGGTACTGCATTACTTGTTCATGAAACCATGGATCAAGTAAAGACACCACGCCAAGCTTGGACTTATAACACTGGGCAACGACGTGTACGCCGTGCACCAAACGTTGCTTATGATGCACCAGGAACAGCGTCTGATAGTCTTCGTACAACCGATGACTTTGATATGTTTAACGGCTCACCAGATCGTTACACGTGGACGCTTAAAGGTAAGCAGGAAATGTATATCCCATACAACAGCTACAAACTGCATAGTGATAAGCTGAAGTATGAAGATATTATCAAGCCAGGCCACATTAACCCGGAACACGTACGTTATGAAAAACACCGAGTGTGGGTTGTTGAAGCGAATCTAAAAGAAGGCACTCGTCACATTTATAAGAAACGTGTGTTCTTCATTGATGAAGACAGCTGGCAAATCCACATTGCGGATTCGTATGATAACCGTGATCAATTATATCGTGTCGCGATGGCGCATGGTCTGAATTACTATGAAGTACCAACCCATTGGAGTACGCTGGACGTATATCACGATCTTAACTCTCGCCGTTACCTAGCTATTGGTTTGGATAACGAAGAAAAGATGTACGACTTTAGCCAAACATTCCAAGACAACGAGTTTACGCCAAATGCGTTACGTCGTGAGGGGACTCGATAAGCGTGTAATATGGGACTACGATTGGAGTGGTCGCTCCAATCGGGTACCTAGTTCCAACCGCAACAGGCAAGCACTCGCTTGCCTGTCTTGTCCTGTAAGACTTCATCTCCCGAACCCGTTTAAGAGAGCTTCTTTATGATGTATAAGCTAAAAGCGAGTGTAGCATTGTTGTGTGCAAGTTTTGTTTCGCACGCAGGCGACTACGATACTCGACTTCCCGATACGCTCACGCCGGAAGCGGCACTTCAGGTTGCCCATCCTGAGAAAACCCTGTTTACTGATCTGATATTTAATGGAACATCCTATGTTGCTGTGGGTAAACATGGAACTATCGTTATTAGTAAGGATGGCGAAAACTGGACTCAAGGTAACTCTCCCGTACAATCGCTGCTTACCGCGGTTTATTTTACCGATGCACAACAAGGTTGGGCATGTGGTCACGATGCAACTATTT is part of the Pseudoalteromonas xiamenensis genome and encodes:
- a CDS encoding DUF1329 domain-containing protein; translation: MFKKPTLIAAALIGLFSAPVVMAKMTAEQAARLGKDLTPIGAEKAGNADGSIPAWDGGITKPIAGYTVGMHHPDPYADDKIILTITKANLDQYKQYLSPGQVALFEAYPDTFKMNIYPTRRSAAYPQFVYDATKTYATTAELIEGGNGIKNTAIGIPFPVPQDGLEAIWNHLLRYRGLSIARFGGQAMPTESGDFNIIGFDEQLLVKYSEPSVTPKELEESNILFKFKQAVTEPARLAGTALLVHETMDQVKTPRQAWTYNTGQRRVRRAPNVAYDAPGTASDSLRTTDDFDMFNGSPDRYTWTLKGKQEMYIPYNSYKLHSDKLKYEDIIKPGHINPEHVRYEKHRVWVVEANLKEGTRHIYKKRVFFIDEDSWQIHIADSYDNRDQLYRVAMAHGLNYYEVPTHWSTLDVYHDLNSRRYLAIGLDNEEKMYDFSQTFQDNEFTPNALRREGTR